The following are encoded together in the Azospirillum lipoferum 4B genome:
- a CDS encoding DsbA family oxidoreductase, protein MLIETFADLICPWCYIGKRRLDRALMQRPGLRPELRWQPFQLNPDMPRGGMSRDDYLAAKFGGGERARQIHRVVEDTAARDGLPLALDRIQRTPNSFDAHRLVRIAGRHGLGNAMADALFAAYFVEGVDIGDRDALASVAAGLGMDFAETRRQLSTDAESASVHAADALARQMGLQAVPCYIFNRRYALSGAQEPASFLPLLDLGSEEPENLSVVSG, encoded by the coding sequence ATGCTGATCGAAACCTTCGCCGACCTGATCTGCCCCTGGTGCTACATCGGCAAGCGCCGGCTCGACCGCGCGCTGATGCAGCGGCCGGGCCTGCGCCCGGAACTCCGCTGGCAGCCGTTCCAGCTGAACCCGGACATGCCGCGCGGGGGGATGTCGCGCGACGATTATCTGGCTGCCAAGTTCGGCGGCGGGGAGCGCGCCCGGCAGATTCACCGGGTGGTCGAGGATACGGCGGCGCGCGACGGGCTGCCGCTGGCGCTCGACCGCATCCAGCGCACGCCCAACAGCTTCGACGCGCACCGGCTGGTCCGGATCGCCGGGCGCCACGGGCTGGGCAACGCGATGGCCGATGCGCTGTTCGCCGCCTATTTCGTCGAGGGCGTGGACATCGGCGACCGGGACGCATTGGCCAGCGTCGCCGCCGGGCTGGGAATGGATTTCGCCGAGACGCGGCGCCAGCTGTCCACCGACGCCGAATCGGCGTCCGTGCATGCCGCCGACGCGCTGGCCCGCCAGATGGGACTGCAGGCGGTGCCCTGCTATATCTTCAACCGCCGTTACGCCCTGTCCGGCGCGCAGGAGCCGGCGAGCTTTCTGCCGCTGCTGGACCTCGGCAGCGAAGAGCCGGAGAATTTGTCGGTCGTATCCGGCTGA
- a CDS encoding NADH-quinone oxidoreductase subunit D, whose product MNFGPQHPAAHGVLRLVMELNGEVVERCDPHIGLLHRGTEKLIEYKTYVQAVPYFDRLDYVSPMCMEHAYVLGIENLLQIKAPLRAQYIRVLFSEITRILNHILSITTGALDVGAITPALWGFEEREILMEFYERVSGARLHANYFRPGGVAWDLPDGLLDDIWAFTERYPKFMDDLESLLTENRIFKQRTVDIGIVTKEEALDWAFTGPMLRGSGVAWDLRKSQPYEVYDRMEFDVPVGVTGDCWARYLVRMEEMRQSLRIIRQCCKEMPAGPYKIEDRKVSPPPRGEMKRSMEALIHHFKLFTEGFHVPAGETYTAIEAPKGEFGVYLVSDGTNKPYRCKIRAPGFAHLQGLDFMSKGHMLADAVANIASMDIVFGEIDR is encoded by the coding sequence ATGAATTTCGGGCCGCAGCACCCGGCCGCCCACGGCGTGCTCCGTCTGGTGATGGAGCTGAACGGCGAGGTGGTGGAGCGCTGCGACCCGCACATCGGCCTGCTGCACCGCGGCACCGAGAAGCTGATCGAGTACAAGACCTACGTCCAGGCCGTGCCGTATTTCGACCGGCTGGACTATGTCAGCCCGATGTGCATGGAGCATGCCTATGTGCTCGGCATCGAGAACCTGCTGCAGATCAAGGCGCCGCTGCGCGCCCAGTATATCCGCGTCCTGTTCTCGGAGATCACGCGCATCCTGAACCATATCCTGTCGATCACGACGGGTGCGCTCGACGTCGGCGCCATCACGCCGGCCCTGTGGGGCTTCGAGGAACGCGAAATCCTCATGGAGTTCTACGAGCGCGTTTCGGGTGCCCGCCTGCACGCCAATTATTTCCGGCCGGGCGGCGTCGCCTGGGACCTGCCGGACGGGCTGCTGGACGACATCTGGGCCTTCACCGAGCGTTATCCGAAGTTCATGGACGACCTCGAAAGCCTGCTGACCGAGAACCGCATCTTCAAGCAGCGCACGGTCGACATCGGCATCGTCACCAAGGAGGAGGCGCTGGACTGGGCCTTCACCGGTCCGATGCTGCGCGGCTCCGGCGTCGCCTGGGACCTGCGCAAGTCGCAGCCCTACGAGGTCTATGACCGCATGGAGTTCGACGTCCCGGTCGGCGTGACCGGCGACTGCTGGGCGCGCTATCTCGTGCGCATGGAAGAGATGCGGCAGTCGCTGCGCATCATCCGCCAGTGCTGCAAGGAGATGCCGGCCGGCCCCTACAAGATCGAGGACCGCAAGGTGTCGCCGCCGCCGCGCGGCGAGATGAAGCGCTCGATGGAAGCGCTGATCCACCACTTCAAGCTCTTCACCGAGGGCTTCCACGTCCCCGCCGGCGAGACCTATACCGCCATCGAAGCGCCCAAGGGCGAATTCGGCGTGTATCTGGTGTCGGACGGCACCAACAAGCCCTACCGCTGCAAGATCCGCGCGCCGGGCTTCGCCCATCTTCAGGGCCTGGACTTCATGTCGAAGGGTCACATGCTGGCCGACGCCGTCGCCAACATCGCCTCGATGGACATCGTTTTCGGAGAAATCGATCGATGA
- a CDS encoding NADH-quinone oxidoreductase subunit A codes for MSTPLIIEYLPILVFLLIGIALAAVMVGASYVISPKNPDAEKVSPYECGFEPFEDARTKFDVRFYLVSILFIIFDLEVAFLFPWAIALGDIGLFGFWSMMLFLGILTIGFIYEWKKGALEWE; via the coding sequence GTGTCGACTCCGCTGATCATTGAGTATCTTCCGATCCTGGTGTTTCTGCTGATCGGCATCGCGCTGGCCGCGGTGATGGTTGGGGCATCCTACGTCATCAGCCCGAAGAACCCGGACGCCGAGAAGGTCTCCCCCTACGAATGCGGCTTCGAGCCGTTCGAGGACGCGCGCACCAAGTTCGACGTGCGGTTCTATTTGGTCTCGATCCTGTTCATCATCTTCGACCTGGAAGTCGCCTTCCTGTTCCCCTGGGCGATCGCCCTCGGCGACATCGGGCTGTTCGGCTTCTGGTCGATGATGCTGTTCCTGGGCATCCTGACCATCGGCTTCATTTATGAGTGGAAGAAAGGAGCTCTGGAATGGGAGTAG
- a CDS encoding bacteriohemerythrin — protein MLATATPAATASDVPMLGQAVMDRDHIDSVALLQAACDAPAGELRAPFAIFAKHLREHFARENALMTQHGFFALHCHMDEHARVLKVVATLEAELAEGKEDRARLYVTEHFPDWFHTHLATMDRVTADFLAHAAG, from the coding sequence ATGCTTGCAACCGCCACGCCCGCCGCCACCGCCAGCGATGTCCCCATGCTCGGCCAAGCGGTCATGGACCGCGACCATATCGATTCCGTCGCCCTGCTGCAGGCGGCCTGCGATGCCCCGGCCGGCGAACTCCGGGCGCCCTTCGCCATCTTCGCCAAGCATCTGCGCGAGCATTTCGCCCGCGAGAACGCGCTGATGACCCAGCACGGCTTCTTCGCCCTGCATTGCCACATGGACGAGCACGCCCGCGTCCTGAAGGTGGTCGCGACCCTGGAAGCGGAACTGGCGGAGGGCAAGGAAGACCGCGCCCGCCTGTATGTGACCGAGCATTTCCCCGACTGGTTCCACACCCATCTGGCGACGATGGACCGGGTGACCGCGGATTTCCTGGCGCATGCGGCGGGGTGA
- a CDS encoding LysR family transcriptional regulator ArgP, whose translation MLDYPLLAALAAVIRTGSFERAAQQLHVTPSAVSQRVKLLEERLGSVLVVRGQPCTGTAAGQRLCQHVERVALLESELRGALPGLLPAEGPTTLRIAVNADSLATWFVAAMAEMPDCLFDLVLDDQDHSAEWLRKGEVLAAVTASAAPVPGCNSHPLGALRYRATASPDYMRRHFPDGVTPDALARAPCLTFNRKDRLQAQWLRTVLGDRDSQTPTPPTHWLPSTHAFVDGALAGLGWGMNPDPLVADHLAAGRLVELVPGQPLDVPLHWQQSRIAGTALAELSRAVLRAGRRALQDPA comes from the coding sequence ATGCTGGACTATCCGCTGCTGGCGGCACTGGCCGCCGTGATCCGCACCGGCAGTTTCGAACGCGCCGCCCAGCAGCTGCACGTCACGCCCTCGGCGGTGTCGCAGCGGGTCAAGCTGCTGGAGGAACGGCTGGGCAGCGTCCTGGTGGTGCGCGGCCAGCCCTGTACCGGGACGGCCGCCGGCCAGCGCCTGTGCCAGCATGTGGAGCGGGTTGCCCTGCTGGAAAGCGAACTGCGCGGCGCCCTGCCCGGCTTGCTCCCGGCAGAGGGGCCGACCACCCTGCGCATCGCGGTGAACGCCGACAGCCTCGCCACCTGGTTCGTCGCGGCGATGGCCGAGATGCCCGATTGCCTGTTCGATCTGGTGCTGGACGACCAGGACCACAGCGCCGAATGGCTGCGCAAGGGCGAGGTGCTGGCCGCCGTCACCGCCAGCGCGGCACCGGTCCCCGGCTGCAACAGCCATCCGCTGGGCGCGCTGCGCTACCGCGCGACCGCAAGCCCCGACTACATGCGCCGCCATTTCCCGGACGGCGTGACGCCCGACGCCCTGGCCCGCGCGCCCTGCCTGACCTTCAACCGCAAGGACCGGCTGCAGGCGCAATGGCTGCGGACGGTGCTGGGCGACCGCGATTCACAAACGCCGACTCCGCCCACCCATTGGCTGCCCTCTACCCACGCCTTCGTCGACGGGGCGCTGGCCGGGCTGGGATGGGGGATGAACCCGGACCCGCTGGTCGCCGACCATCTCGCCGCCGGCCGGCTGGTGGAGCTGGTGCCCGGCCAGCCGTTGGACGTGCCGCTCCATTGGCAGCAGAGCCGCATTGCCGGAACGGCGCTGGCCGAGCTGTCGCGTGCCGTGCTGCGCGCCGGCCGGCGGGCGCTGCAGGACCCCGCATGA
- a CDS encoding propionyl-CoA synthetase translates to MSPTASTTTAELFDQMHARSLSDPAGFWGEAAKDISWFKPWDKVLDDSNAPFYRWFTGGELNTCYNAVDRHVEDGRGAQAAIIYDSPVTQTVQTITYAELREQVARFAGALRAQGVEKGDRVLLYMPMIPQSVVAMLACARLGAVHSVVFGGFAPHELATRIDDAKPKAIVSASCGIEPNRIVKYKPMLDSAIEQSAHKPSSVIVYQRPQETATLVAGRDVDWMEAVAKAEPAECVPVKATDPLYILYTSGTTGQPKGVVRDNGGHAVALRWTMTNIYNVKPGEVYWAASDVGWVVGHSYIVYAPLLTGCTTVVFEGKPVGTPDPGTFWRVIEQHKVGTLFTAPTAFRAIKREDPDANHLKKYDLSHFRALFLAGERSDPDTLHWAEDNLNVPVIDHWWQTETGWAISGNPLGVHLFPIKYGSATRPMPGWDVRVLNAELKEVPRGDIGAICVKLPLPPGTLPTLWNADERFKKSYLADYPGYYQTGDAGFIDDDGYVYVMARTDDIINVAGHRLSTGAMEEVLSSHKDVAECAVIGVADDLKGQVPLGFVCLKAGVTRPHEEIVKEVVQLVREQIGPVADFKRALVVDRLPKTRSGKILRGTMQKIADSQDYKMPATIDDPGILPEIADALKTLGYAKTSSTPA, encoded by the coding sequence ATGAGCCCGACCGCCAGCACCACGACTGCAGAGCTTTTCGACCAGATGCATGCCCGTTCCCTGTCGGACCCCGCCGGGTTCTGGGGCGAGGCGGCGAAGGACATTTCCTGGTTCAAGCCGTGGGACAAGGTGCTGGACGACAGCAACGCGCCCTTCTACCGCTGGTTCACCGGCGGGGAGCTGAACACCTGCTACAACGCGGTCGATCGTCATGTGGAAGACGGGCGCGGCGCCCAGGCGGCGATCATCTATGACAGCCCGGTCACCCAGACCGTCCAGACCATCACCTATGCCGAGCTGCGGGAACAGGTCGCCCGCTTCGCCGGCGCGCTGCGCGCCCAGGGCGTGGAGAAGGGCGACCGCGTCCTCCTCTACATGCCGATGATCCCGCAATCGGTCGTCGCGATGCTGGCCTGCGCCCGTCTGGGTGCCGTCCATTCGGTGGTGTTCGGCGGCTTCGCCCCGCACGAGCTGGCGACCCGCATCGACGACGCCAAGCCGAAGGCCATCGTCTCGGCCTCCTGCGGCATCGAGCCGAACCGCATCGTCAAGTACAAGCCGATGCTGGACTCCGCCATCGAGCAGTCGGCCCACAAGCCCAGCAGCGTCATCGTCTATCAGCGCCCGCAGGAGACCGCGACGCTGGTCGCCGGCCGCGACGTCGACTGGATGGAGGCCGTGGCGAAGGCCGAACCGGCGGAATGCGTGCCCGTCAAGGCGACCGACCCGCTCTATATCCTCTACACCTCCGGCACGACCGGCCAGCCCAAGGGCGTGGTGCGCGACAACGGCGGCCATGCGGTGGCGCTGCGCTGGACCATGACCAACATCTACAACGTCAAGCCCGGCGAGGTTTACTGGGCGGCGTCGGATGTGGGCTGGGTCGTCGGCCATTCCTACATCGTCTATGCGCCGCTGCTGACCGGCTGCACCACCGTGGTGTTCGAAGGCAAGCCGGTCGGCACCCCCGATCCGGGCACCTTCTGGCGCGTGATCGAGCAGCACAAGGTCGGCACGCTGTTCACCGCGCCCACCGCCTTCCGCGCCATCAAGCGCGAGGATCCGGACGCCAATCACCTGAAGAAATACGACCTGTCGCATTTCCGCGCCCTGTTCCTTGCCGGCGAGCGGTCGGACCCCGACACGCTGCACTGGGCCGAGGACAATCTGAACGTCCCGGTCATCGACCACTGGTGGCAGACCGAGACCGGCTGGGCGATTTCCGGCAATCCGCTGGGCGTCCACCTGTTCCCGATCAAATACGGCTCCGCCACCCGCCCGATGCCGGGCTGGGACGTGCGTGTGCTGAACGCCGAGCTGAAGGAGGTTCCGCGCGGCGACATCGGCGCCATCTGCGTCAAGCTGCCGCTGCCTCCGGGCACGCTGCCGACGCTGTGGAACGCCGACGAGCGCTTCAAGAAATCCTACCTCGCCGACTACCCGGGCTATTACCAGACCGGCGACGCCGGCTTCATCGACGATGACGGCTATGTCTATGTCATGGCGCGCACCGACGACATCATCAACGTCGCCGGCCATCGCCTGTCGACCGGCGCCATGGAAGAGGTGCTGTCGAGCCACAAGGACGTCGCCGAATGCGCGGTGATCGGCGTCGCCGACGACCTGAAGGGCCAGGTGCCGCTGGGCTTCGTCTGCCTGAAGGCCGGCGTCACCCGCCCGCATGAGGAGATCGTCAAGGAGGTTGTCCAGCTGGTGCGCGAGCAGATCGGCCCGGTCGCCGACTTCAAGCGCGCCCTGGTGGTCGACCGCCTGCCGAAGACGCGGTCGGGCAAGATCCTGCGCGGCACCATGCAGAAGATCGCCGACAGCCAGGATTACAAGATGCCGGCGACCATCGACGATCCGGGCATCCTGCCGGAGATCGCCGATGCGCTGAAGACGCTGGGCTACGCCAAGACCAGCAGCACGCCGGCCTGA
- a CDS encoding M3 family oligoendopeptidase: MTSSAAMAANDTPELGALPTWDLSDLYPGMDSPELKADLDRMERECKAFRERYAGKLAALKGDELAAAIRSYESIDETLSRVMSYAGLVYNGNMIDPTIAKFYQSAQERVNDISAHLIFFTLEINRLDEADLAAKQKTSPALRHYEPWLRDVRLYRDHQLSDEIERLLHEKHVVGRAAWNRLFDETIASLRFPMGGKDLTCAEALNRLSDRNPAIRREAGEVVGKVLGENARLFALVTNTLAKDKEIEDDWRNYPTPTSARNLSNRVEDEVVDALVSAVRGAYPDLSHRYYAMKAKWFGQDHLDYWDRNAPLPEDADRSIPWEEARDIVLGAYARFSPDLASLGKRFFDNPWIDAPVRPGKAPGAFAHPTVPSVHPYLLVNYQGKTRDVMTLAHELGHGVHQILAGKQGHFLSDTPLTLAETASVFGEMLTFRALLAAETDPKRRRIMLAGKVEDMLNTVVRQIAFFDFERRVHTERREGELTSDRIGEIWMAVQTESLGPALRFDEGYRHYWSYIPHFIHSPFYVYAYAFGDCLVNSLYAVYQDAEKGFAEKYLAMLSAGGTLRHKELLAPFGLDASDPAFWQKGLGVIRGFIDELEAGEAKG, translated from the coding sequence ATGACCAGCAGCGCCGCCATGGCCGCAAACGACACCCCCGAACTGGGTGCGCTTCCCACCTGGGACCTGAGCGACCTCTATCCCGGCATGGACTCGCCGGAGCTGAAGGCCGACCTCGACCGGATGGAGCGGGAGTGCAAGGCCTTCCGCGAACGCTACGCCGGCAAGCTGGCCGCGCTGAAGGGCGATGAACTGGCCGCGGCGATCCGCAGCTATGAGAGCATCGACGAGACGCTGTCGCGCGTCATGTCCTATGCCGGGCTGGTCTACAACGGCAACATGATCGACCCGACCATCGCCAAGTTCTACCAGTCCGCGCAGGAGCGGGTGAACGACATCTCCGCCCACCTGATCTTCTTCACGCTGGAGATCAACCGGCTGGACGAGGCCGATCTCGCGGCCAAGCAGAAGACGTCCCCGGCGCTGCGCCATTACGAGCCGTGGCTGCGCGACGTCCGCCTCTACCGCGACCACCAGCTGTCCGACGAGATCGAGCGGCTGCTGCACGAAAAGCATGTCGTCGGCCGCGCCGCCTGGAACCGCCTGTTCGACGAGACCATCGCCAGTCTGCGCTTCCCCATGGGCGGGAAGGATCTGACCTGTGCGGAGGCGCTGAACCGCCTGTCCGACCGCAACCCCGCCATCCGCCGCGAGGCCGGCGAGGTGGTCGGCAAGGTGTTGGGCGAGAATGCGCGGCTGTTCGCGCTGGTCACCAACACGCTCGCCAAGGACAAGGAGATCGAGGACGACTGGCGCAACTATCCGACGCCGACCTCCGCCCGCAACCTGTCCAACCGGGTCGAGGACGAGGTGGTCGACGCGCTGGTCTCCGCCGTCAGGGGCGCCTATCCGGACCTGTCCCACCGCTATTATGCGATGAAGGCCAAGTGGTTCGGCCAGGACCATCTGGATTATTGGGACCGCAACGCCCCCCTGCCGGAGGATGCCGACCGCAGCATCCCCTGGGAGGAGGCGCGCGACATCGTGCTCGGCGCCTATGCCCGCTTTTCCCCCGACCTCGCCAGCCTGGGCAAACGCTTCTTCGACAATCCCTGGATCGACGCGCCGGTCCGCCCCGGCAAGGCGCCGGGAGCCTTCGCCCACCCGACCGTGCCCAGCGTCCACCCCTATCTGCTGGTCAATTACCAGGGCAAGACCCGCGACGTGATGACGCTGGCCCATGAGCTGGGGCATGGCGTCCACCAGATCCTGGCGGGCAAGCAGGGGCATTTCCTGTCCGACACCCCGCTGACGCTGGCGGAAACCGCGTCGGTGTTCGGCGAGATGCTGACCTTCCGCGCCCTGCTGGCGGCGGAGACCGACCCCAAGCGCCGCCGCATCATGCTGGCCGGCAAGGTCGAGGACATGCTGAACACGGTGGTGCGCCAGATCGCCTTCTTCGATTTCGAACGCCGCGTCCACACCGAGCGGCGCGAGGGCGAACTGACCTCCGACCGCATCGGCGAAATCTGGATGGCGGTGCAGACCGAGAGCCTCGGCCCGGCGCTGCGCTTCGACGAGGGATACCGGCACTACTGGTCCTACATTCCCCACTTCATCCATTCGCCCTTCTATGTCTACGCCTATGCCTTCGGCGACTGTCTGGTGAACTCGCTCTACGCGGTCTATCAGGATGCCGAGAAGGGCTTCGCCGAGAAGTATCTGGCGATGCTGTCGGCCGGCGGCACGCTGCGCCACAAGGAGCTGCTGGCCCCGTTCGGGCTGGATGCCTCCGACCCGGCCTTCTGGCAGAAGGGTCTCGGCGTCATCCGCGGCTTCATCGACGAACTGGAGGCCGGCGAGGCGAAGGGCTGA
- a CDS encoding NuoB/complex I 20 kDa subunit family protein, with protein sequence MGVEVAKPLAPIPPGPEQDAYIRAVSDEIQDKGFVLAKYEDLLSWARTGSLWPMTFGLACCAVEMIHAYMSRYDLDRFGVIPRPSPRQSDCMIVAGTLTNKMAPALRKVYDQMPEPRWVISMGSCANGGGYYHYSYAVVRGCDRIVPVDIYVPGCPPTAEALIYGILQLQKKIKRGNRIAR encoded by the coding sequence ATGGGAGTAGAGGTCGCCAAGCCGCTGGCGCCGATTCCGCCCGGACCGGAACAGGACGCCTACATCCGCGCGGTCTCCGACGAGATCCAGGACAAGGGCTTCGTGCTGGCGAAGTACGAGGACCTGCTGTCCTGGGCCCGCACCGGTTCGCTGTGGCCGATGACCTTCGGTCTGGCCTGCTGCGCGGTGGAGATGATCCACGCCTATATGAGCCGGTATGACCTGGACCGTTTCGGCGTGATCCCGCGTCCCAGCCCGCGCCAGTCCGACTGCATGATCGTCGCCGGCACCCTGACCAACAAGATGGCCCCCGCTCTCCGCAAGGTCTACGACCAGATGCCGGAGCCGCGCTGGGTGATCTCCATGGGGTCCTGCGCCAACGGCGGCGGTTATTACCACTATTCCTACGCCGTGGTCCGTGGCTGCGACCGGATCGTTCCGGTCGACATCTATGTTCCCGGCTGCCCGCCGACGGCGGAGGCGCTGATCTACGGCATCCTCCAGCTCCAGAAGAAGATCAAGCGCGGCAACCGCATCGCCCGCTGA
- a CDS encoding NADH-quinone oxidoreductase subunit C, translating into MSEQALKELGDVIAAKLGGDVLKVEVRLGELMVTVKRPAILTVLTALRDDPATRFEQLTDITAVDYPDRVERFEVVYQLLSYTHNRRMRVKLATDEDTPVPSAVSVFSAANWFEREVWDLFGIFFENHPDLRRILTDYGFEGHPFRKDFPLTGYVEARYDEDQKRVIYEPVRLTQDFRAFDFLSPWEGMTNVMLPGDEKAALQDGSKKP; encoded by the coding sequence ATGTCCGAACAGGCGTTGAAGGAACTCGGGGACGTCATCGCGGCCAAACTCGGCGGCGACGTCCTGAAGGTCGAGGTGAGGCTCGGCGAGCTGATGGTGACGGTCAAACGGCCGGCCATCCTGACGGTGCTGACCGCGCTGCGCGACGATCCGGCCACCCGGTTCGAGCAGCTGACCGACATCACCGCGGTCGATTACCCGGATCGCGTCGAGCGGTTCGAGGTCGTCTACCAGCTGCTCAGCTACACCCACAACCGGCGCATGCGCGTGAAGCTGGCCACCGACGAGGACACGCCGGTCCCGTCGGCCGTGTCCGTCTTCAGCGCGGCCAACTGGTTCGAGCGCGAGGTGTGGGACCTGTTCGGCATCTTCTTCGAGAATCACCCGGACCTGCGCCGCATCCTCACCGATTACGGATTCGAGGGGCACCCGTTCCGCAAGGACTTCCCGCTGACCGGCTATGTCGAAGCCCGCTACGACGAGGACCAGAAGCGCGTGATCTACGAGCCGGTCCGTCTGACCCAGGATTTCCGCGCCTTCGACTTCCTCAGCCCGTGGGAAGGCATGACCAACGTCATGCTGCCCGGCGACGAGAAGGCGGCCCTCCAGGACGGGAGCAAGAAGCCGTGA
- a CDS encoding LysE/ArgO family amino acid transporter: MTDPFAASLFSSALLTAFLPGLFLGFSLIVAIGAQNAFVLRQGLRNEHVLAICATCALSDAVLILIGVSGFATAGARWPWLEPLMRYAGAAFLLVYGLRSARSALRSGTGLTPAEREPAGLLPALLTCLALTWLNPHVYLDTVVLVGSVSARFAEAREAFALGAMTASFLFFFGLGYGARLLRPLFARPASWRVMDGVIALVMWAIAAGLLIGEAGA, translated from the coding sequence ATGACCGACCCCTTTGCCGCCTCCCTGTTTTCCTCCGCCCTGCTCACCGCCTTCCTGCCCGGCCTGTTCCTGGGATTTAGCCTGATCGTCGCCATCGGGGCGCAGAACGCCTTCGTGCTGCGCCAGGGCCTGCGCAACGAGCATGTGCTGGCGATCTGCGCCACCTGCGCCCTGTCCGACGCGGTGCTGATCCTGATCGGCGTCAGCGGTTTCGCCACGGCCGGCGCGCGCTGGCCCTGGCTGGAGCCGCTGATGCGCTATGCCGGTGCCGCGTTCCTGCTGGTCTATGGCCTGCGCAGCGCCCGATCCGCCCTGCGCAGCGGAACCGGGCTGACCCCGGCGGAGCGGGAGCCGGCGGGGCTGCTGCCGGCGCTGCTGACCTGTCTGGCGCTGACCTGGCTGAACCCGCATGTCTATCTGGACACGGTGGTGCTGGTCGGCTCCGTCTCAGCCCGCTTTGCCGAGGCGCGGGAGGCCTTCGCGCTGGGGGCGATGACGGCGTCCTTCCTGTTCTTCTTCGGGCTCGGCTATGGCGCCCGCCTGCTGCGCCCGCTGTTCGCCCGGCCGGCCTCCTGGCGGGTGATGGACGGTGTCATCGCCCTGGTGATGTGGGCCATTGCCGCCGGATTGCTGATCGGGGAGGCCGGAGCCTAA
- a CDS encoding DUF3574 domain-containing protein, with protein sequence MRPVPTLPSVLLPLLLLSAPAAAQLAPMQPAFAPAAAPLACEAYSAAPMIEAQLFFGRNIGADVGVSERDWADFLDGEVTPRFPNGLTVIDASGHWRDSETGRLIREPSKVLTLLAEGGPATLSLIREIVESYKERFHQQSVGLAIRPVCVSF encoded by the coding sequence ATGCGCCCCGTCCCGACTCTGCCGTCCGTTCTTCTCCCGCTCCTGTTGCTGAGCGCGCCGGCCGCGGCACAGCTGGCCCCCATGCAGCCCGCCTTCGCTCCGGCCGCGGCTCCGCTCGCGTGCGAGGCCTATTCCGCCGCCCCGATGATCGAGGCGCAGCTGTTCTTCGGCCGCAACATCGGTGCGGATGTCGGCGTCAGCGAGCGCGACTGGGCCGATTTCCTGGATGGCGAGGTGACGCCGCGCTTTCCCAACGGTCTGACCGTCATCGACGCTTCCGGCCATTGGCGCGACAGCGAGACCGGCCGGCTGATCCGGGAGCCGAGCAAGGTGCTGACCCTGCTGGCCGAAGGAGGGCCGGCGACGCTGTCGCTCATCCGCGAAATCGTCGAATCGTACAAGGAGCGATTCCACCAGCAGTCCGTCGGACTCGCCATAAGGCCGGTCTGTGTTTCCTTTTGA